In Microbacterium terrisoli, the genomic stretch GAGAACGGCGCGCCCCCGCTGGAGGCCGATCCGCCCGCCACTCCCACCGAACGCATCGCGTCGGTGGGGCGGGCGCGCGTCCGCGCGCTCAAGCACCGCAGCTGGACGGTGGTCGTCTCGGCGGTGTTCCTCGTGCTGGTGGCCGCAACGGCGATCGCCTCGCCGTTCCTGCAGACGGCGGCCACCGCCCAGCACATCATGGACGCGATGCTGCCGCCGGGAACGATCGGGCACCCGCTGGGCACCGACGCACTGGGTCGCGACGTGCTGCTGTTCACACTGGCAGGCACGGGATCTGCGACCGTCGGCCCCGTCATCATTGCTGCGGGCTCGATGGCGCTCGCCATCATCTTCGGCACCATCGCCGGCTATCTGCGCGGCACCGCCGACTGGATGATCGGCCGCATCGTCGACATTCTGCTGGCGCTGCCGGTCATGCTCGTCGCGCTCGTGGTGGCCGGTGTGTTCGGCGCCGGGTACTGGGTCACCGTCGCGATGCTGATCTTCTTGTTCTGCCCGTCCGACATCCGCATCGTGCGCGCCGGCGTGACCGAGCAGGCCCCTCGGCCCTACGTCGAAGCGGCGCAGATGCTCTCGCTGCCGCGCGCCACGATCATGTACCGGCACATCGTGCCGAACGTCTGGCCGCTGATCGTGACGAACTTCCTGCTCAACGTCGCGATCGCCCTGGTCACACTGTCGTCGCTGTCGTTCCTGGGCATCGGCGTCGCGCCGGGCACGCCCGACTGGGGGCGTCAGATCTCGGACGGCCAGAACATCATGAGCGAGAACCCGGCGATGCTGGTCGTGCCGGCCCTGCTGATCGTGCTGGTCGCGATGGCCGTCAACGTGATGGGCGACTGGCTCGATGACCGGCTGCGTGAGCGGGGGATGCAGTGACCCAGACCGACGTGACGGCCCCCGGCTTCACCGTGTCGGGTCTGTCGGTGCACGGCCCCGACGGGGTCATCGTCGAGCCCCTCGACCTGACCGTGCCCCCCGGTCGCATGCTGGCGATCATCGGCGAATCCGGGTCGGGCAAGTCGATGACCGCTCGTGCGATCACCGGCCTGCTGCCGCGCGGAGTGACCGCCGAGGGACAGGCTGTCGTCGGCGACTTCTCGTACTCTCTCGCCCAGCGCAGCGAGAGCGCCTGGTCGCGGGTGCGCGGCAGGCGTGCCGCCCTGCTGCTGCAAGACCCGTTCACGAGCCTGAGCCCTCTGTACCGGTGCGGCGACCAGATCCGCTGGACGATCCAGGCGCAGGCCCAGGCAGCCGGCAGCGCGCGACCGAACGGCCGCGCCCTGCGCGACGAGGTCGCACGGCGCCTGGACGAAGTGCATCTGCTCGCGCGGGTCGCGGCGCAATATCCGTTCGAGCTGTCGGGCGGCATGCGGCAGCGGGTCGCGATCGCCGCGGCCCTTGCCGCCTCACCCGAGCTGCTGATCGCCGACGAGCCCACGACCGCCCTGGATGCCAGCACCCAGGGCGAGGTGCTCGACCTGCTGCGCGAACTGCAGCTCGCACACAAGATGAGCCTCATCCTGATCAGCCACGATCTGGGAGTGGTCGGCGGCCGGGCCGACGACGTGCTCGTGATGCGCCGCGGCGAGATCGTCGAGCGCGGGTCGGCCGAGCAGGTGCTGAACCACCCCGCCCACGAGTACACGCGCGCACTGATCGACGCGAACCCCGCCCTGGCGGACCCGATCCCCCCGCTCGCGACGCCCGACGCGGTGCTGCTGGCGGCCGCGGGGATCTCCAAGAGCTTCGGCTCGACCGCGGCCGTGGTCGACGCCAGCGTTGACGTCGCACCCGGCGAAGTGGTCGCGATCGTGGGCGAGTCCGGCTCGGGCAAGTCGACGCTGGCCCGCTGCATCGCGGGACTTGAAACGCCCGATCACGGCAGCGTCGAACTCGCCGGGCAGACGCTGTCGGCGTCGCGCCGGGGCCGATCGCCGGGGCAGATCCAGATCGTCTTCCAAGACCCGTACTCGACGCTGAACCCCGCCTTCACCGTGGATGCATCGCTCACCGAGGCGGTGCGGGCCGGCGGCACGAGCCAGGGCAAGGATGTCGCGGCCCGCGTGGGCGAGCTGCTGAGTCTGGTGGGGCTCGACCCGGGGCTGCGCACCCGCCGCCCGGCGCAGCTGTCGGGCGGGCAGCGCCAACGGGTGGCGATCGCCCGCGCCCTGGCCCCGAACCCGCAGGTGCTCATCTGCGACGAGAGCGTGTCGGCGCTGGATGTCTCGGTGCAGGCGCAGATCCTCGCACTGCTCGATCACCTGCGCGACACCCTGAACCTCGCGATGCTGTTCATCACGCACGATCTCGGCGTCGT encodes the following:
- a CDS encoding ABC transporter permease, with translation MTLENGAPPLEADPPATPTERIASVGRARVRALKHRSWTVVVSAVFLVLVAATAIASPFLQTAATAQHIMDAMLPPGTIGHPLGTDALGRDVLLFTLAGTGSATVGPVIIAAGSMALAIIFGTIAGYLRGTADWMIGRIVDILLALPVMLVALVVAGVFGAGYWVTVAMLIFLFCPSDIRIVRAGVTEQAPRPYVEAAQMLSLPRATIMYRHIVPNVWPLIVTNFLLNVAIALVTLSSLSFLGIGVAPGTPDWGRQISDGQNIMSENPAMLVVPALLIVLVAMAVNVMGDWLDDRLRERGMQ
- a CDS encoding ABC transporter ATP-binding protein encodes the protein MTQTDVTAPGFTVSGLSVHGPDGVIVEPLDLTVPPGRMLAIIGESGSGKSMTARAITGLLPRGVTAEGQAVVGDFSYSLAQRSESAWSRVRGRRAALLLQDPFTSLSPLYRCGDQIRWTIQAQAQAAGSARPNGRALRDEVARRLDEVHLLARVAAQYPFELSGGMRQRVAIAAALAASPELLIADEPTTALDASTQGEVLDLLRELQLAHKMSLILISHDLGVVGGRADDVLVMRRGEIVERGSAEQVLNHPAHEYTRALIDANPALADPIPPLATPDAVLLAAAGISKSFGSTAAVVDASVDVAPGEVVAIVGESGSGKSTLARCIAGLETPDHGSVELAGQTLSASRRGRSPGQIQIVFQDPYSTLNPAFTVDASLTEAVRAGGTSQGKDVAARVGELLSLVGLDPGLRTRRPAQLSGGQRQRVAIARALAPNPQVLICDESVSALDVSVQAQILALLDHLRDTLNLAMLFITHDLGVVARIANRVVVLRDGRIVERGTTEHVLTAPDHPYTQMLLAAAQRDSMSRPDADGSGDTERGGDGERGGDGHRTKTGEPA